The Podarcis raffonei isolate rPodRaf1 chromosome 2, rPodRaf1.pri, whole genome shotgun sequence genome window below encodes:
- the RPN1 gene encoding dolichyl-diphosphooligosaccharide--protein glycosyltransferase subunit 1 — protein MNEPCREGGESIRFARLLSLSAWPAMESRAAPVSLLLLLCLGGALAAPELVNEEVKRTVDLGTHLAKVTTELSLANPAGGSGSAASFLLALDPGLESHLAYLGVQVKGEEEEESTLELKETKVKGKSGKFFTVKLPSPLAPGGKIRLSVETVFTHVLQPYPTHITQAEKQFVVFEGNHYFYSPYPTKTQTTRIKLASRNVESYTKLGNPSRSEDMIEYGPFRDVPPYSEDNLKVHYENNSPFLTITTMTRVIEVSHWGNIAVEETVDLKHTGAVLKGPFSRYDYQRQPDSGISSVKSFKTILPAAAQDVYYRDEIGNISTSHLLILDDSVEMEIRPRFPLFGGWKTHYIIGYNLPSYEYLFNLGDQYALKMRFVDHVFDEQVTDSLTVKIILPEGAKNIHVDSPYDISRAPDELHYTYLDTFGRPVIVAHKNNLVEQHIQDIVVHYNFNKILMLQEPLLVVGAFYILFFTVILYVRLDFSITKDPAAEARMKVACITEQVLTLVNKRLRLYRHFDEAVNKYKQSRDISNLNSGKKSLETEHKALTNEIASLQSKLKTEGSDLCDKVSEIQKLDSQVKELVLKSSVEAERLVVGKLKKDTYIENEKMHSNKRQELITKIDNILDAL, from the exons ATGAATGAACCTTGCCGCGAGGGAGGGGAGTCTATCCGGTTCGCTCGGCTGCTCAGTCTCTCGGCGTGGCCAGCCATGGAGAGCCGCGCCGCTCccgtctccctcctcctcctcctctgcttgggGGGCGCCCTGGCTGCCCCGGAGCTGGTCAACGAAGAAGTGAAGAGGACCGTGGACCTCGGCACTCACCTGGCCAAAGTGACGACCGAGCTGAGCCTGGCCAACCCCGCGGGGGGCTCCGGGTCGGCCGCCTCCTTCCTGCTGGCTCTGGACCCGGGCCTGGAAAGCCACCTGGCCTACCTGGGGGTGCAG GTGAAAggcgaggaagaagaagagagtacTCTTGAGTTGAAGGAgacaaaggtaaaaggtaaaag TGGCAAATTCTTCACTGTAAAACTGCCATCTCCTTTGGCTCCAGGTGGAAAGATTCGCTTATCTGTTGAAACGGTTTTTACACATGTCCTGCAGCCGTACCCAACTCATATCACCCAAGCAGAGAAACAGTTTGTGGTTTTTGAGGGCAATCATTATTTTTACTCTCCGTATCCAACCAAGACCCAAACTACTCGGATTAAGCTGGCCTCAAGGAACGTGGAAAGCTACACCAAACTAGGCAATCCTAGTCGGTCAGAGGACATGATTGAATATGGACCCTTCAGGGATGTTCCACCATACAGTGAG GATAACCTTAAGGTGCACTATGAAAACAACAGTCCGTTCCTGACGATCACTACCATGACACGTGTCATTGAAGTTTCTCACTGGGGCAATATTGCTGTAGAAGAGACTGTTGACTTGAAGCACACAGGAGCTGTGCTCAAAGGGCCTTTCTCCAGATATGACTACCAAAGACAGCCGGACAGTGGAATATCCTCTGTGAAGTCTTTCAAG ACtatccttcctgctgctgctcaagATGTGTATTACAGAGATGAAATTGGCAACATATCCACCAGTCATCTCCTCATCCTGGATGACTCTGTGGAAATGGAGATCCGCCCTCGCTTCCCCCTATTTGGTGGTTGGAAGACACATTACATCATTGGTTATAACCTGCCTAGCTATGAATACCTCTTTAATCTTG GTGATCAGTATGCCCTGAAGATGAGATTTGTTGACCACGTGTTTGATGAGCAAGTTACAGACTCACTAACTGTAAAGATAATCCTTCCAGAAGGTGCCAA GAATATCCATGTGGATAGTCCATATGACATCAGCCGGGCACCTGATGAACTTCACTACACCTATTTGGACACCTTTGGCCGTCCAGTCATAGTTGCGCACAAGAACAACCTAGTTGAGCAGCACATCCAGGATATTGTG GTGCACTATAATTTTAACAAGATCCTGATGCTGCAAGAACCTCTCCTGGTAGTTGGAGCCTTCTACATCCTGTTCTTTACAGTGATCCTCTACGTGAGGCTGGACTTCTCTATCACTAAG GATCCAGCAGCAGAAGCTAGGATGAAAGTTGCCTGCATCACAGAGCAAGTTCTCACCCTGGTGAATAAGAGACTACGTCTGTACCGCCATTTTGATGAAGCTGTGAATAAGTATAAGCAGTCACGGGATATTTCAAACCTAAACAGTGGCAAAAAATCACTGGAGACTGAACATAAGGCCTTAACCAACGAAATAGCTTCATTGCAGTCCAAGCTGAAGACAGAAGGCTCTGACTTGTGTGACAAA